ATAAGAATAAAACGGCTTGCATTGTACAAAATTCAATGTCTTGTGGACGATTATATGGAGGAGGAAGTACATCAATCTATAAAAAGAAAGATGGAAAATGGGTAAGAGTTAACACTTATAATCTTTGGGTAAGTTGAAATTAAAAGGAGAGGAAATAAGTCTCCTTTTTTTGTAAATTTAAAATATGAAAAATTTTATTTTCCTTTTATTGTTTCTTATGCTTTCGTGCAAAAAAGATGAGCATGTTGTAAAAATACTTCCAAAAGATGAAACTCTCGATTTGAAGTATGAAGTGCTAAATCAATTAATAAATATGTTTGAGGCTAAAAATTCTGAACATAATTATGTTTATAATATATCATTAAAAACAACGGATTTTGACGCATTATTTTACAATGATAATGGGCTGTATCCGCCTCCTTCCCGGCCAAGTTTTGGAATTGAACCAGTATATGATGGTGCAATTTTCTTAAAAAGTGATTCTATATTTTATCAAAAGCAAGCTGAATTATTTCGTAGTTTTAAATTAGATAAGAAAAGAATAAATCGGAAATTGGAATATACCAATGCTGATGAATTAGAAAAGTTGAAGAATGTAAAAGGTAGTTATTTTTGGAAAGAATTTGGAAAGAAATATAAAAATAAATGCCTCAAAACATTGTGCATTCCTTTTTTTAATAAGGACAAAACGGTATGTATAGTTTTGGATTCTAGTCTTTGTGATTCTTTAGAAGGAGAATACTTTCATATGGCTATTTATAAAAAAGTACAAGGTAAATGGACAGAAATCAGTTCATATAATTATATCATAGGATAAAATGAAGATAGATTTTACATTAAAAAAGCTTCATTTAAAAGAAACATTTTCTATTGCTTATGGAAACTACAATCATCGTGATGCATTGTTGATAGAGCTTTCTCATCACAAATGTAAAGGTTACGGAGAATGTGTTGCGATTGATTATTATCAAATTAATCTTCAGGATTTTATTTTTAAATTAAAAGCAATTAAGCACCAAATTGAAGCTCAGAAAATCATTCATCCTAAAGATTTTTTTAAATATTTATCAGATTTGAATCTTCATTCTTTTTTACTTTCGGCTTTAGACTGTGCGTATTGGGATTTGTTTGGAAAGCTTGAAAATAAGGGCTTTTTAGAATTAAATAATCTTCCTTCTGAAAATTTAGTTGAAAGCTCAATCACGATTTCTATCGGAGATATTAAAGAGCAAATTAATAAAATCGAGAAAAGTGATTGGACTCAATTTAAAGTAAAATGCAAAGGTTTACATAAAAACGATATTGAAAAGTTATTACAATTAAATAAAAATATTGCTTTAGATTCTAATGCAAGTTTTACAGATGAAGATTGTATTTGGCTTCAGGAGAATGTTGATATTCAGAAGTTTTCTTATTTGGAGCAACCTCGCCCGATTGATTGTTATAAAATTTTAAATAAAGAAGGTTTTGCCAATTGGATGGCAGATGAAGATTGTCAGAATATTGATTCGCTTGAAGAACTCATTCCATATTATAAAAGCATCAACATCAAATTAATGAAATGTGGCGGATTGACTCCTGCATTAGAAATGATAAAAAAAGCTAAAGCATTAAACTATAAAATAATGATTGGCTGCATGACAGAATCAACCGTTGGGATTTCAGCGGGATGTCTTTTAACCGGACTCGTTGATTTTACAGATTTAGACGGAGCTAATCTAATATCTAATGATTATGCAACCGGAAATTTTGTCGAGAATGGTAAAATTGTTCTATCCGAAAAACCGGGTTTGGGAATTGATTTAAAGTGAATTGTCAATTAGTTTTTCTGTCAATTTTCACGCTGAGTGAAAACCTTTTTAACCAAAAATAGACTTTCAAAAGAAAGTCTATTTTTTATTTACAGAAATCAAATAATCATAGACCATTTGATGTTGTTCATCATTCAATTTTGCTTTTGGCGCCATTCTGCTTAAGGTTTTAATCCATCCTTGGTCGTCATGTTTTGCAGGGTCAGGTAATTTGTGACATCTGTTGCATGAGTTTTCAAAAACAGTTTTACCTTGCGCCAAATGTTCAGCTGAGGTAAATTTAGGTCCGCTTACTGCTGTACTTTTAGGTCCGCATGAAACCATAAAAGTTAATCCTAAAATCATACTTAAAACTAATTTTTTCATGATGATATTTTTGGTTGGTTGAGTCTTTTTATTTCTTCACAGAAACCAGATAATCATAAACCCACTGATGCTGCTCGTCGGTTAATTTTGCTTTTGGTGCCATGGCATTCATAATTCCTACCCATTGTACTGACGTAAATTGTGTGGGTTCGTATAATTTATGACATCTATTGCAGGCGCTTTCAAAAATTGTTTTCCCCTGAGCAATTTGTTCTGCGGTGCTCGTTGCTGATTTTGGAGCTTCAGTTACAGGTGTTGCTTTGGGAGTACAAGATGCTAATAAGACAAGGATAAGGGTTGCTGCTGCAAATAGACTTTTCATATTGTTTTTTAATTGTTTAAAACAAAAATAGCGAATTTTGTAAGTGATTGGTGTAATGCGATATAATTTAGAAGTATTAAAATTAATTGTGCATATCCGTCTTTAAGCATAACGCTAAAATTAGCAGTCGTTTTGTCATTCCGCAGGAATCTCAACACATTGAAAATTAATCAGTTTAGATTCCTACGGAATGACAAACAAGCTGTTAAAAATTAAGTTATTATTAATTACGGACATCCATAAAATTAATATACTTTTTCTCGGATTTTGCAGCTTATTTTTATATTTTTGAATGAATGAAAATTTCAACAGAAGACTTTATAGAGGGGATTAAATCAGGCAATAAACGTTTGATTGCAAAAGCCATTACTTTAGTTGAAAGTACCAAACCTGAACATCGCAGTCAGGCAGAAGAGCTTTTAAAAAAAATACTTCCATTAACAGGAAATTCAATCAGAGTAGGGATTACAGGAGTTCCCGGAGCCGGAAAATCTACTTTTATAGAAAATTTCGGAAGATTGGTGATTTCAAATGGTAAAAAAGTGGCGGTTTTAGCAATTGACCCAAGTTCTGCGATTAATAAAGGCAGTATTTTGGGCGATAAAACCAGAATGGAAGAATTGTCAAAAGAAGAAAATGCTTTTATTCGTCCTTCGCCAAGTTCCGGTTTTCTGGGCGGAGTTGCCAATACGACTTTTGAAACCATGATGATTTGCGAAGCTGCCGGCTATGATTATATTTTAATAGAAACCGTTGGAGTAGGGCAGTCTGAAGTTTTAGTTTCAGATATTACCGATGTTTTTTTGTTTCTAAAAATTATTGGCGGTGGAGATGAGCTTCAAGGTATTAAGCGTGGAATCATGGAAATGGTCGATATTATTTTCATTAATAAAGTAGAGGAAAGCAATCTGCAAAAAGCTAAAAATACCAGGCTCGAATTGAAGCGGGCATTAGATTTTCTTCCATCAAAAGAAAAAGACTGGAAAGTGCCTGTTTTACTTGGCTCTGCCTTATATAATGAAGGATTGAAAGACGTTTATCAGAAAATAGATGATTTCATTACGTTAAAAAAGAATACCAAACGTTTTGATGAAGTTAGAACACAACAGTTTGAAAAACGCTTTGAATATTGGGTTCAGGAATATATTTTAGCGATGATGAAAAAAGATAATTCTGTAGAGGAAGCTTATATTCAGCATAAAAAAAATGCTTCAGACCAGATTTCTAACCCAAGTACTGAAGCAAAATTATTTGTAGAAAAGTTTTTAAAAGATTCGAGATCTGAGATTTGAGTTGCGAGTTTCAAGATCCGAGTTTTTTCGATTCGGAAAATATTTAATGATATTTTTTGCATTCAGTCTCGTATCACTAAACTCGAACCACATTAAAGCTTCTCCTTTTCTTTTGTTTCTTCGTTTTTAGAAATGTAACCATCATAAGAAATAGGTTGTCTGTCGTTACTTCTTATTGAGGTTGATGCTTTTCCGTTTTTATAAATTTCAATATTGATATCGGAAACGTTTTTTACATCTTTTGGCTTGATTTTGTACACCCAATTTCCTTTTTTGCTTTGAGTTTTAGTCACTTCATAATCTTTTGAGGTAAATCTATAGCTGTTGTCAGAGGTTCCGTATGTTGAGGTAAAAGCTCGTCCAAAGTAAGGAAGTGTAACCTCCATGACTCCTTTTTTAATTTCGATGCCATAACCTTGACCTGAAATCTGAAATGTACGAAGTTGAGCTGCATTTGGCATTGAGTTGACAACATTAATAACATCATAACTCGTAGGGTTTGCTTTTTCAGCATAAAAAGTAAACTCATCTGAACTGACTAAATCGTTTACCATTTGAGGATCTGCATTTTGTGAAGCACAATTTTGAAAAAGAGCTAGAAAAGCAAATAAAGATATTATTTTTATGTAATTTTTCATGACAATAAATTTAGTAAATTTATACATCAAAATGTGTGCAAAAACAAAATTCTAAATATTTTTTGGAATAGAAATTGTTAAGGTTCATTTATAATAAGCATAATTATGAAAATTACTCATCTTTTAGGAATAGGAGCTATAGCTACAGCGGTTATTGCGTGTACAACAAACCCAATGACAGGGAGACAGTCGATACAAATGGGGCAATTAAACCCAGAAATTACTGCATCTGCCGTTCAACAATATCAGCAAACCCTTAAAGAATCTAAAGTTGTTACTGGAGCTCAGGCTCAAATGGTAAAAAATGTAGGAAATAAAATAAAGTCTGCAGCAGAGAGGTATTATGCAAGTATCGGACGAAGTTCTGATTTGGCAGATTACAAATGGGAATTTAATTTATTACAAGATAATCAAATCAACGCTTGGTGTATGCCGGGTGGTAAGGTTGCGGTTTACACTGGAATTCTTCCTGTTACTAAAGACGAAACAGGTTTGGCTGTTGTAATGGGACATGAGGTTTCTCACGCATTGGCGGGTCACGGTAATGAAAGGATTTCTCAGGCGATGATTGCTCAGGGATTGGGAGGAGCTACAGGTCTTATAAAGAGCCAAAAAGTTGCTCAGATTATTCAAACGATTTACACACCCACTTCACAAGTTGTTTTATTGAAGTATGGTAGAAGTCAGGAATCTGAAGCAGATGAAATGGGATTAAACTTAATGGCGATGGCGGGATATGATCCACGTCAGGCAATTCCGTTTTGGCAGAGAATGGAAGCTTCATCTTCAGGAGCGAGACAGCCAGAGTTTTTATCTACTCACCCAAGTCCAGCAACAAGGGTTGCAGATATTCAAAAAGATTTGCCTAAAGCTTTAGAATATTATAAAACTGCTGGAGGAAAAATTTAATGTAAATAAAATTTCAATGCCTAAATAATTTTGTAGGTGACTGAAATTTTTTTAAATATTATCAATTTTCTTTTTAAGTTTATAAACGAATGTTCACCTTCAAAAAACACTATTATGAAAAGTATCTCAGTAATAGGATTGATACTTCTTGCAGTATCTGCCTTGCTTTTTTACCTAACTACAGATTTTACGGTTGAGAAAATTACTCTCTCGCATGTAATGGGAGTTATGGCAGGAATTGGAATAGGTTTAATATTTGGTGGAATGATAGGGTATGTGAGTAAGGGAAGGGCGATAAAAGCTGAAGCCAAAAGAAGGGAGTTTAAACAACTTCAAAAAGAAAAAGAAGAATTGGAGAAGAAGGCTCTCGAAATAGAAAAACGTAAAGCCGAGCTTGAAAGAGAAAATAAAAATCCTCAAATTTAATTTGAGGATTTTTTTATGTTTTTAAATTTGATTCAATTTAGAATTTGTATCCCAAACCAAGTAAGAACATGCTTGACCTGTTGTCGTAGTCAATTTCCTGGCTTGAGCCTGCTACATTGTTGATGAATTTTCTTTGGTCTTTAGAAAACGCACCTTCATATCTTGCTGTAAGGATTACTTTTTTTATTTCGCTCTGAAAACCTAACTGATATCCTACCGTAAATTCTTTAGCATTTACTTTCTGGATAAAATTATCAAAGTTATCATCTTTAGCTAAGTTGAAGCTTCCTACCGGTCCAGCATAAGCACTTAGTAAATTACCCAAAAGATTTACTCCTACTAAAACAGGAATATCAACTCTTGAGTTTTTTGCTTTAAGGGTTGTTTGAGCTGCATTAGCATCATTTTGTACCGTAAATTCATTGCTGAAATTAGTATAAT
The sequence above is a segment of the Chryseobacterium turcicum genome. Coding sequences within it:
- a CDS encoding enolase C-terminal domain-like protein — encoded protein: MKIDFTLKKLHLKETFSIAYGNYNHRDALLIELSHHKCKGYGECVAIDYYQINLQDFIFKLKAIKHQIEAQKIIHPKDFFKYLSDLNLHSFLLSALDCAYWDLFGKLENKGFLELNNLPSENLVESSITISIGDIKEQINKIEKSDWTQFKVKCKGLHKNDIEKLLQLNKNIALDSNASFTDEDCIWLQENVDIQKFSYLEQPRPIDCYKILNKEGFANWMADEDCQNIDSLEELIPYYKSINIKLMKCGGLTPALEMIKKAKALNYKIMIGCMTESTVGISAGCLLTGLVDFTDLDGANLISNDYATGNFVENGKIVLSEKPGLGIDLK
- a CDS encoding cytochrome C, giving the protein MKKLVLSMILGLTFMVSCGPKSTAVSGPKFTSAEHLAQGKTVFENSCNRCHKLPDPAKHDDQGWIKTLSRMAPKAKLNDEQHQMVYDYLISVNKK
- a CDS encoding c-type cytochrome — protein: MKSLFAAATLILVLLASCTPKATPVTEAPKSATSTAEQIAQGKTIFESACNRCHKLYEPTQFTSVQWVGIMNAMAPKAKLTDEQHQWVYDYLVSVKK
- the meaB gene encoding methylmalonyl Co-A mutase-associated GTPase MeaB translates to MKISTEDFIEGIKSGNKRLIAKAITLVESTKPEHRSQAEELLKKILPLTGNSIRVGITGVPGAGKSTFIENFGRLVISNGKKVAVLAIDPSSAINKGSILGDKTRMEELSKEENAFIRPSPSSGFLGGVANTTFETMMICEAAGYDYILIETVGVGQSEVLVSDITDVFLFLKIIGGGDELQGIKRGIMEMVDIIFINKVEESNLQKAKNTRLELKRALDFLPSKEKDWKVPVLLGSALYNEGLKDVYQKIDDFITLKKNTKRFDEVRTQQFEKRFEYWVQEYILAMMKKDNSVEEAYIQHKKNASDQISNPSTEAKLFVEKFLKDSRSEI
- a CDS encoding DUF4251 domain-containing protein; translated protein: MKNYIKIISLFAFLALFQNCASQNADPQMVNDLVSSDEFTFYAEKANPTSYDVINVVNSMPNAAQLRTFQISGQGYGIEIKKGVMEVTLPYFGRAFTSTYGTSDNSYRFTSKDYEVTKTQSKKGNWVYKIKPKDVKNVSDINIEIYKNGKASTSIRSNDRQPISYDGYISKNEETKEKEKL
- a CDS encoding M48 family metallopeptidase yields the protein MKITHLLGIGAIATAVIACTTNPMTGRQSIQMGQLNPEITASAVQQYQQTLKESKVVTGAQAQMVKNVGNKIKSAAERYYASIGRSSDLADYKWEFNLLQDNQINAWCMPGGKVAVYTGILPVTKDETGLAVVMGHEVSHALAGHGNERISQAMIAQGLGGATGLIKSQKVAQIIQTIYTPTSQVVLLKYGRSQESEADEMGLNLMAMAGYDPRQAIPFWQRMEASSSGARQPEFLSTHPSPATRVADIQKDLPKALEYYKTAGGKI
- a CDS encoding outer membrane beta-barrel protein, which encodes MKKLISAALIGFSVFASAQISLAAKANAVIPTSSASWKNLKSAATNAVEQKGKNITGFNVGLSLKIDLPTALYLMPEIYYTNFSNEFTVQNDANAAQTTLKAKNSRVDIPVLVGVNLLGNLLSAYAGPVGSFNLAKDDNFDNFIQKVNAKEFTVGYQLGFQSEIKKVILTARYEGAFSKDQRKFINNVAGSSQEIDYDNRSSMFLLGLGYKF